Part of the Stackebrandtia endophytica genome is shown below.
GAATAGGACAATGATCCAGAAGGCGACCACCACGATGAAGGCGAAACTGAACAAAACGGTGGGAAAACTGAAACCGATCTCCACCAAGTCGTTCATTGGGCCTTCTTTGCTTCCGACTCCCGTTGCTGTCACCGAGCAAGACAGTACAAGCGGGCCGCAACTGTCCTCGGGCGCGTCAAACCATATCGTCCCCGCCTGCCGATCGCATCGGACGAACGGTGGGTTTGTGGCCTGGCCCCCAGATTCGCGGCGGTTTGTCGGTTGCGGTGCCGATGACGGGTGTGTCCCGTTGGGATGTCGTGTGAATGGACATGGTCGAATCCTCCCGATTCAACGTCGATGCGTAGAGATGAATCGTTGAAACCCGTTGAGCGAAGCCGAACCCGTGTGTCTGTTCACAGTGGCGTGATTGAGCCGTGTTGCGTGTGCCTGCGTGTCTGCGTGCCCGTGTCGCCCCGTCGAAACCTGTGACTTTCGCGTGCGGCCATTGTGCCGCGGGGGTATGACATTCGATCGTCCGGCGAGGTCAGCCGTCGGAGCGGATGCCGTTTCCCAGGGTCCGGATCGCCGCATCGGCGGCCTGCCCGGGGGACAGATAGCCCTCGGTGACGCCCTGGGCCGCGGCCAGCACCAGTGAATAGAAGACCGCCTGAATCCAGCGGGGGCGCAGCTGCGGATCCACCTGGCCCTCCTGCTGTGCCCGTTCGATGATGTCGATGAAGGTCGGGTCCGGTTTCGGCTCGGTCGTCGATGGGAACCGGTGGGGGTCGGAGAACAGGAACAGCACCCGATCGTGATGTTCGACGGAGATCCTGATCAGGTTCTCGAGTGTCTCCAATGGAGTGGAATCCATGGTCTCGGCACGGTCGGCGGCGGCGGCCAACAGGCGCTCGGACTCCAGTCGCAGTGCCTCCACCAGTGCCTGACGGTCGGCGAAGTAACGACGCAGCGTGCTGCGGCTGACGCGGGCCCGCATCGCCACCGCGCCGAGGCTGGCGCTGAAGTCGCGTGCCCAGACGTGCGCGGCGGCATCCAGTACCGCGCCGCGGGTCCGGGCTCTCACGGCGGTTTCGGCGGGTGGTGTGTCGGGCACGTCGCGAGCTTAACAACCGAGCCATAACGAATGGGTCGGTAACTATTTTGACGCATCAATGTGTCATTATGACGCATGAGTTGGTCATTCCGCTCGTGGCCGATGGTCGTTCCTCCGTTGTGCACTGTGGATTGCTGCTCACGGAGGTCGAGCTATCGGCCGCCGAACGACGGAACCCCGGAGACACGATGACCGAAACACCCCTGACCCTGCTCATTCTCGGTGCCAGCGGCGGCACCGGAAAACTCCTGGTCGAGCAGGCGCTGGCCGCCGGACACCACGTCGTCGCGGCGGTGCGGAATCCCGCCAAGATCGACACCCGGCACGAACGACTACGGGTTCACCGGGCGGACGTCGCCGACCCCGACGACCTCCGGCCACTGGTCGCCGAGGCCGACGCGGTGCTGTCGGCCCTCGGCACGGTCGACCGGCCGATATGCGAACCGGCGATCCGCGCCGTCCTGGCCGCCGCGACCTCACCGGTGCGGGTCGTCGCGGTCAGCGCTCAACCGGTGAATCGAGACGACTCGGAGGAGGGAATCATGAAGAAACGGGTCATCCTGCCGCTGGTGCGCCGGATATACCGAAGGCAATACGCCGACCTGGCTGGTATGGAGGCGGTCCTGCGGGACAGCGACGCCTGTTGGACCGTGCTGCGGCCCCCGTACCTGACGGACAAACCGTCAACCGGGGGCTATCGACTCAGGGTGGAGGGCAACCCGATTTCCGGCAACAGCCTGCCACGGGCCGACCTGGCCCGGGCCATGCTCGATCTGGTCGCGGACGAGACCACCCACCGCAAGGCCATCGGCATCGCCACCTGATCGGCGCCTTCGCCGGCTTCCGACTCGCTCGCCCTCGCGGGGGATGACATCGGTCGTTAGGGTGCGAATCAGACGACGACTAAGGGGAACTCGTGAACGACAAGACCTATGACCTCAACGGCGACGGTGTGCCCGACGAGGTGACCAAGATCGGCGACACCCTCTACATCGACTACAACCGCGACGGAAAGTTCGACGCGATGGTGACGCCGGAGGGCGAGATCTACGCCGACCTCGACGGTGACAGCACCTTCCGCACTCGGATGGTCGACTCCGACGGTGACGGAGTCATCGACACCCTGGAGACCGATCTGGACGGTGACGGGGTGCCCGACCTCATTGAGAAGGACACCACCGGCGACGGCATCCTCGACACGGTGATCCGTACCGACGGCAAGGACTGAGGCGGTTCGGCGTGGGGCGGTGGGCCTGTCGCCGAGTGCGCTGGGCGGTCTCATCGCCAAGGATTCCATAGTGGATGCGTAAGTGATCATGCTCCGGATTCGGCCCACTCGGCGACGGCACCGCAGGTCGGCTCTTGTGCTCCCCGCACGCGCGGGGATGGTCCGTCCCCCACCGTCCACACCGAACACAACCACTTGTGCTCCCCGCACGCGCGGGGATGGTCCCCGCACCGATCTGGGTTGAGTCCGCCGTGTTCCGTGCTCCCCGCACGCGCGGGGATGGTCCAAAACGTCGGCGCGAACGTTTTACACACGATCGGTGCTCCCCGCACGCGCGGGGATGGTCCTCGGGACCCTGACCGTCTGGGCATTACAGACGTGTGCTCCCCGCACGCGCGGGGATGGTCCCCGCACCGATCTGGGTTGAGTCCGCCGTGTTCCGTGCTCCCCGCACGCGCGGGGATGGTCCAAAACGTCGGCGCGAACGTTTTACACACGATCGGTGCTCCCCGCACGCGCGGGGATGGTCCTCGGGACCCTGACCGTCTGGGCATTACAGACGTGTGCTCCCCGCACGCGCGGGGATGGTCCATGTTGCCGGATTACCTGGTCGTGGGCGGGATCGTGCTCCCCGCACGCGCGGGGATGGTCCATGTTGCCGGATTACCTGGTCGTGGGCGGGATCGTGCTCCCCGCACGCGCGGGGATGGTCCCATCCCTGTCCCTGTGAGGCAACCGGCGATGTTGTGCTCCCCGCACGCGCGGGGATGGTCCCAACACGGCCGGTGGGTGCACCCGAGGGCGAAGGTGCTCCCCGCACGCGCGGGGATGGTCCGAAGCGGCGCGCGAGGTCACCCCACTCACCGGCGTGCTCCCCGCACGCGCGGGGATGGTCCTCGAATGATCGCGACGAGAGCGGCGATCGCGACGTGCTCCCCGCACGCGCGGGGATGGTCCGGGCAGTACCGATCCACATCGAACCGTCCACCAGTGCTCCCCGCCCGCGCGGGGATGGCCCTGCGGCCTGGCGGAAGTCGATCACCGCGTGCCGATGCTCTCCACGCCCACCCGAGGTGAGCACCGGCTCCCACACCACTTCGTCGACACCATGTCGTCGACACCACCGCGTCGGCGCCTCCCCGGTGCACTATCGTGTTGGATTGTGTTGAGTGTTGAGGACTTTCGTGGGGTGTCCGGTCGGCCCGTGGTCTCCGGTGCGGTGCACTACTTCCGCATACTCCCGCAGCAGTGGGAGCAGCGACTCCGCATGCTGCGGGCCATGGGGGCCAACTGCGTGGAGACCTACGTGCCGTGGAACCTCCACCAGCGCCGCCCCGGCGAGACCACCGGGGTGGCGGATCTCGCGGGCTTCCTCGACCTCGCCGCCTCACTGGACCTCGCGGCGATCGTGCGGCCGGGCCCCTACATCTGCGCCGAATGGGAGAACGGCGGCCTGCCCAGTTGGTTGCGCGCCGAGGACCGGCACGCTCCGCTGCGTTGTTCGGATCCGGGCTTCCTCGCCGCCGTGGACGCCTGGTTCGGCGAACTCATCCCGGTGATCGCCCAGCGGCAGGTCGATCGGGGCGGCAACGTCATCGCGGTGCAGGTGGAGAACGAGTATGGCTCCTACGGCAGCGATGCGGATTACCTCCGGCATCTCGCCGACGGTCTGGTCCGGTTGGGGATCACGGTGCCGTTGTTCACCTCCGACGGGCCGACCGACGCGATGCTCACCGCCGGCAGTGTCGATGGGCTGCCCACCTCGGTCAACTTCGGTTCGCGTCCGGAGGAGGCCTTCGAGGTGCAGCGCCGCCGACGTCCCGACGACCACCCGTGGTGCATGGAGTTCTGGAACGGCTGGTTCGACCACTGGGGAGAGTCGCATCATGTCCGCGACCCCGCCGACGCCGCCGACGTACTGAACCGGATGCTGGCCGCCGGCGCGAATGTCAACATCTACATGGCTCACGGCGGAACCAACTTCGGTACCTGGGCGGGCGCCAATCACGAGGTGGGTTATCAGCCGACGGTGA
Proteins encoded:
- a CDS encoding TetR/AcrR family transcriptional regulator; its protein translation is MPDTPPAETAVRARTRGAVLDAAAHVWARDFSASLGAVAMRARVSRSTLRRYFADRQALVEALRLESERLLAAAADRAETMDSTPLETLENLIRISVEHHDRVLFLFSDPHRFPSTTEPKPDPTFIDIIERAQQEGQVDPQLRPRWIQAVFYSLVLAAAQGVTEGYLSPGQAADAAIRTLGNGIRSDG
- a CDS encoding NAD(P)-dependent oxidoreductase, which translates into the protein MTETPLTLLILGASGGTGKLLVEQALAAGHHVVAAVRNPAKIDTRHERLRVHRADVADPDDLRPLVAEADAVLSALGTVDRPICEPAIRAVLAAATSPVRVVAVSAQPVNRDDSEEGIMKKRVILPLVRRIYRRQYADLAGMEAVLRDSDACWTVLRPPYLTDKPSTGGYRLRVEGNPISGNSLPRADLARAMLDLVADETTHRKAIGIAT
- a CDS encoding glycoside hydrolase family 35 protein, with the protein product MSSTPPRRRLPGALSCWIVLSVEDFRGVSGRPVVSGAVHYFRILPQQWEQRLRMLRAMGANCVETYVPWNLHQRRPGETTGVADLAGFLDLAASLDLAAIVRPGPYICAEWENGGLPSWLRAEDRHAPLRCSDPGFLAAVDAWFGELIPVIAQRQVDRGGNVIAVQVENEYGSYGSDADYLRHLADGLVRLGITVPLFTSDGPTDAMLTAGSVDGLPTSVNFGSRPEEAFEVQRRRRPDDHPWCMEFWNGWFDHWGESHHVRDPADAADVLNRMLAAGANVNIYMAHGGTNFGTWAGANHEVGYQPTVTSYDYDAPIGESGGATAKFHAFREVIGRYLPVGDIPEPDPVLPTQRVELTESLPLLSVLPAAPTERFPSPPRFEELGLDQGLVVYRHRLRGPRQSEALTVAGVADRAQLFLDGEPLATLERDGADTVDLATVEDRDLSIVVESLGRVNFGPLLGESKGILDGVRHGRQTLHGWTAQPIGLDDIRWLPWETAAEEAAGPRFHRGRLTVETPADGFLALPGWRNGYVWVNGFCLGRYREAGPQATLYLPWPLLRAGDNEIVVLELDTTDATGIELRSEPDLGPVAASPQ